One region of Thunnus thynnus chromosome 14, fThuThy2.1, whole genome shotgun sequence genomic DNA includes:
- the LOC137197424 gene encoding ovarian cancer G-protein coupled receptor 1-like, translating to MESNNNSNVTSQNNGHNYTDYDYSIETYVMTCVIISIGLPLTLAAIYSLYSQVQNNSVAPIFIINLLISDIIQFCYMIVLVAKPDWKIYEIFCYIYYYSVLASVGFMVCVALERYLGIAWPLWYHVRRTIKISLVVCVVVWTLPFVYVLPLYFSVKFEISETIFAVFLLVPFPLLIFFLGGIFKSLFAAISVSSDEKRRIVGILVLVLLIYTLVFLPTIIWYLVEDASDNHTFNNLTFILLRFSPLADLILYVFMRKGAIDKLLASLCCCRMDSDDNSRSSV from the exons ATGGAAAGCAATAATAACAGCAATGTCACATCCCAAAATAATGGTCATAACTACACTGACTATGATTATAGCATTGAAACCTATGTGATGACATGCGTAATCATTAGTATCGGCCTTCCTTTGACTCTAGCGGCCATCTACTCTCTTTATTCCCAG GTGCAAAATAACAGTGTTGCTCCAATCTTCATCATCAACCTCCTCATCTCTGACATCATTCAGTTCTGCTACATGATCGTCTTAGTGGCAAAACCTGACTGGAAGATCTATGAAATCTTCTGTTATATTTACTATTACAGTGTGCTGGCCAGTGTTGGCTTCATGGTGTGTGTCGCCCTGGAAAG GTATTTGGGAATTGCATGGCCACTGTGGTACCACGTCAGAAGAACCATCAAGATCTCTCTTGTAGTCTGTGTCGTGGTCTGGACCCTTCCTTTTGTTTATGTCCTTCCTCTCTATTTCTCGGTTAAATTTGAGATCTCAGAAACCATTTTCGCTGTCTTTCTCCTCGTTCCTTTCCCATTGCTCATATTCTTCCTGGGTGGGATCTTCAAATCGCTGTTTGCTGCCATCTCAGTCtcctctgatgaaaaacgacgaATTGTGGGAATTTTGGTCCTGGTGCTGCTCATCTACACGCTGGTGTTTCTACCCACCATCATCTGGTACCTGGTAGAAGACGCCAGCGATAATCATACCTTCAACAACCTGACTTTCATTCTTCTCAGATTCAGTCCCCTTGCAGACTtgattctgtatgttttcatgagGAAAGGGGCCATAGACAAGCTTTTggcctctctgtgttgttgcagaATGGACAGTGATGATAACAGCAGATCATCAGTATGA
- the LOC137197425 gene encoding ovarian cancer G-protein coupled receptor 1-like isoform X1, with product MESNNYSNVTFDYDYNYTDNDYSNASNETYPNFAGPNIMYVITCVIISIGLPLTLVAIYSLYSQVQNNNVAPIFIINLLISDIIQLCCMIVLVAKPDWKNEEIFYCIYCFGVMASVGFMVCVALERYLLIAWPLWYRVRRTIKISFVVCVVVWTLPLVYVLPYYYWVESDGSETISAVFLLVPFPLLIFFLGGTLKSLFAAISVSSDEKRRIVGILVLVLLIYTLLFLPNIIWSLVGEARDNYTFSELILILVRFNPLADLILYFFMRKGVIDKLLASLCCCRMNSDDNSRSSA from the exons ATGGAAAGCAATAATTACAGCAATGTCACATTCGACTATGATTATAACTACACCGACAATGATTATAGCAATGCAAGCAATGAAACCTACCCCAATTTTGCTGGACCTAATATTATGTATGTGATAACATGCGTAATCATTAGTATCGGCCTTCCTTTGACTCTAGTGGCCATCTACTCTCTTTATTCCCAG GTGCAAAATAACAATGTTGCTCCAATCTTCATCATCAACCTCCTCATCTCTGACATCATTCAGCTCTGCTGCATGATCGTCTTAGTGGCAAAACCTGACTGGAAGAACGAAGAAATCTTCTATTGTATTTACTGCTTTGGTGTGATGGCCAGTGTTGGCTTCATGGTCTGTGTCGCCCTGGAAAG GTATTTGCTCATCGCATGGCCACTGTGGTACCGCGTCAGGAGAACCATCAAGATCTCCTTTGTAGTCTGTGTCGTGGTCTGGACACTTCCTCTTGTTTATGTCCTTCCTTACTATTACTGGGTTGAGTCTGATGGTTCAGAAACCATTTCCGCTGTCTTTCTCCTCGTTCCTTTCCCACTGCTCATATTCTTCTTGGGTGGGACCCTCAAATCGCTGTTTGCTGCCATCTCGGTCtcctctgatgaaaaacgacgaATTGTGGGAATTTTGGTCCTGGTGCTGCTCATCTACACACTGCTGTTTCTGCCCAACATCATTTGGTCCCTGGTAGGAGAAGCCAGAGATAATTATACCTTCAGCGAACTGATTCTCATTCTTGTCAGATTCAATCCTCTTGCAGACttgattctgtattttttcatgaGGAAAGGGGTCATAGACAAGCTTTTggcctctctgtgttgttgcagaATGAACAGTGATGATAACAGCAGATCATCAGCATGA